In Phaseolus vulgaris cultivar G19833 chromosome 7, P. vulgaris v2.0, whole genome shotgun sequence, the genomic stretch CACAATTACATAAGCTAAGATAAAGAGAATACAAAATTTACTTGATAATATGTTCAAACACTCATGACCAAGGTTGTCAGACTCATGGGAGCACAGTAGACTCGACCCGTAAACTCATAAGAGTTTACtttgtatgaaaaaaatatttcaacaataaattaatcaaagtatttaaaacaaaatatcaaaatactaataaaataattatatttaatagtgaataagaataatataaattcaaagttcatacaaatattacaaaatattataGGATTGCCCTCACTTGAATTTGATCCACTCCCACACATACTTTTAAGAAAACATGGATTTAtaaaaagaatgaaattaaaaaaaaatcaattgaaaagaaaaaatttctaaaaatgcAGCAGATGTGTTGTGCCCTTCCCTCACAATTTTCTAATCTTCCAAATTCCcattcattttcaattaaaagaaaACCTAACTGTAGAGATTTGTTTTATTTCACTCACAAAATGCAACTCAAAACCCACTGAAACCAGAGAGAAGAGAACACAGAACACGAATATGGGCGTGCACCACTCAGCAGCACTGCCGGCAGTGCAAACAATTAGAATTGAGACCAGCGACGAGAGAGGCGAGGCGACCACAAACGGAGGAGACATCAAACTTTACCTCAATGTGAACCCAAACACGAAGTGAGTTTTCTGAAGCCTAAAACAAGGTCATTTTGGGTTAAAAATAATACCCTTTTGACTCGCCAACTCGGTTGCTAACTCGCGAGTTCAACCGAGTTCACCAAGTTTGCTTCTTGGAAAGGGTGAGTAAAAACGCAAACTCGAACAAGTTAAGTTAACTTGCAAGTTTGATAACCATGCTCATGACTATGATTATCCATCCATTACATATACAATTGTTGCCCATAAAGAGAAAAGTTATGCACTTCAATTATTGATGATAAAGGATACATATACAAAAGACTATATCGCACTTATGTTGCTTTTTAGAGGTTAATTGAAATCATAATTTGAAAAATTGTCATATTCACTTCAAAAGTTCCTTATCCAATAATTATGTACAGTATAAAGTttataaacacacaacaacGCAAATGAACAAGTGAATATAAATACCCTAGTTGACTCCTGGATAGCCATTGGAAATGAATCCAGATCATCTTTAGCTGCAACTATCAGGCAGGGCACCTCAAAGCCAGTATCTTCTCCATGACTAGCAATTTCAACCAGGAGTTCAGAAGATGTTCTCCATGAGGATTCATCAGACCTGAAATGAATATCTTGTCAGCTATATACACATATTTTGCAAGCATTTAATGAGTTGTCTACACAACATGATCACGAAATgaaagttaatttaaaatacaGTTTACGAGTTTCCATTTTAATCAGAGATTAATGCATAACATGCAAATCTTGAGAATCTTACTTCTAAGCTGTTTTAAAACTTATGTTTGAAAGTCACAAATGTTAATGGCTAACCAGAAATTATTTCCTTTTCAGCTTATAATCTCTTTTTACGAAGCTCATCCAAATGCATAGCAGATTATTCCAAGCGCTTACGATGCTAAAAATAgcatataaactaaaaatatcaGAAACATGTTGTAATGCCTGGAAAACTTTATAAGACCTCTTCTAAATAAGTTATTTAACAGTGAAATTTATCCTCTACTGGTGCATATACTAACAGAGAACAGGAAATAGATATGTGGATTAATGGACCTTCACAAAAGTAAACAAAGATAATCCATAACTTTAATCTCTAATATCAGTGTCACCTGTCATGAACAAAAACTGCAATGTCACATGAGGCCAAAGACTCCTTATTGGACAGGAGCCTCCTAACTCCATCTCCAGGAATCTCTCTCAGCACaacatattttttgttttcctgCAAAAGATAAGATTTACAAGAGACAAAACAAAGGTTCAGatatataaaatgaataaaataggAGCAGGTAGCAGGTACTGCAACAGGTGAGAAAGACAATTTTTTTGTCCTGTAAGTAGTAGCTATCGAAAGATGTCAACCAAGTATCTTACCATCGAAATATCAACAACATTTACACCATAACGATCTTCATTGGTTGGATTGTAACTTTCAGAATATGGCCTGCATTATTGATTCAACAACAATAAGGTATAAGGTTTTGGAAACTATAACATCAATAAGCTTCAAGGTAACACAAAAAAAGGAAAAACCTTCCAATAAAAGAATTCAATAATGCAGATTTCCCGGCCTTCCTAGGCCCAAAAACAAAGCACTGCAAAACATTTCTGTCTGAATGTTGCTTCTTGCGATCTAAACGCCTCCTCCTGGTCACACGGATAGCAGATGATGGATCACCAGGATAACCAATGTAAATCAGATTCTCCACACTAAAATTTGGGTTTAGAAGTGTCATAAGTGCCCACTGTCCagaaaaagtaaatattttgttaaaaaaattcaatgtcAATGCAAATAAAATGCTATCAGCAATAGTAAGGCACACACACCAGATATATAGTCGTAGAATACatgtttaaattatataaattaaggGAATATGTATCAATAATGGAACAAGTAAAACTAAGCAACCTTGATTCTCAATGCATACAAATTCATTGAATTGATAAAACTCCCAACAGCAgccaacaattttttaaaactaacatTCAACAAAATGCAGGGTACacagataaagataaaagactTGCTCACCTCTGATAAAAATGCATCTAGCGATAGTCCTCCAAATGCATTTTTTTCTGCAGCATCCTCATATGGAATTCCAATCCAAGGACTgcaatttaaaacaataaaatatcatataacACTGCAATACTTCAACTCCAATTTCTCTCATGACTCCTGACCTGGTTTAACTGAATAACAAAGCTATTTTGAACGGCATTTTTATCAATGTTAAGTTAACCTGATTGTTGAGTGTTATAAGGTAAAATACCAGGTTTAGAGATCAAATTCACAGGAAGAACATTTAATGAGGAAAATTTAGATCAAACTCTAACCATTAGAGGGTTCAGTGTTGAGAAGATAagaaattttaaacaaaataatactATGAACAATTCAGAAGTCTTCAAAAGTTCTGAACTAAACCAAGAAAATTTGGATAAAACACTAACCATTAGGACAACAGAAATAGACAGAGCATCAAGTAGACTCCAAAGAGGGATCAGTGTAgagaagataaaaaatttaaaacaaaataatactATGAACAATTCAGAAGTTCTGAACGAAATCAAGAGAAACTCAAAAAAACTTGGGCCCCAAGTTAAAAAGACACTTGAAGCAAGGTGACTGAATAATCTTCAAAAATATAAAGACACAAGCTAGACGGAAGTACAAGCTCAAATGAATAACAAACCAATGCCGAAGAAGCCAAAATAATGACAATCCATCACTGAAAAGAATATGCAGCTTCAAACTATAGAAGGTCTAGGCACTTGAAAATCAATAGTGGATAACTACCTATGGCAGAAGTCATGGCAATTTTTctaacacacacacacacatatatatatatatatataaaccgaaagaaaaaaaatgaaaaatatatctaGAAACAGCATAATAACAACTTAAAATTCATAGCATTTATATAAGCCTCATAATCTCTTGATAGTCATCACATATAATCTTGAACATAATTCACAAAAACacaaatatttcattttctttgACGGTTGCACAATGTTTATGTTAGAATAGTTTAACTTGCCAGAATAGGTTAACTTATTTTCTGTCCAACTCTATATCTTCCATTGTATCTCTAATAATGTAAGAACTTGTATATACACACACAAATAAGCTGAGATCATTTTCTCTTAAACATCATTGCCTCATATTTTCATTCCCAAATTAGTCTCAAGGCAGGTCGATCCCGTACTGTTTGAGAATGGCAGCTCAGAAAACTGCCACTTGACACTGTATATGATCCAGTGTTATCGAAAATTTGTTATGGCGGCACCATGGCGGATTTGCAGCTTGCCGCCACATGGCAATGGCAATGCAGGTTTCTCATGGCAGCAACTTTTTGTATCACGAAATGCAGGTGTGGCACATAGATTGTGAAAAAGGCAGAGAGGCAAAAACAACGGAGTGCGGCAACGCATGAGAAACCCTAATCTCTTATTCAATCTGTTTGTTGTCTTGTTCAACcctaatattttcttattattctgTTGGGTTATCAACCAAATTATTCAATTTGTTAAAAGGTTTTGGGCCATACCCGGCCCAATGCAAACCTTATAATTTAACCAAATGCTGCCTTTTGGCGCCGCTGAAGATCGCACTACTGCTGCCATTGACACTATCGCTAACACCACCATCGCTGCTGCCTCCAATTGcaagtctttttcttttttcaaaattattcttGTTCAGCGCCAGCCTTGTTCCAAAAATTTTGTTCTTTTCCACTTCCACTATAATTATTTTCTGAAAAATATACCTATTTTTCATCAACAATAATGGCCAATGAACAGAACGCTTCAAGAACATCCAATAGAAATGACCTGGGTTGGAAACATTGTCATCTGATCAAACTTAAATACAATTGTTTGTAATTATTGTGGAAAAGTTATGAAAAGAGGAATTACTAGAGCCGAAGAACATATTATGGCAAAGAAGGGCAATGATGCTACTTGCACTGAGACTCCAAAAAATGTGAGGGAAGAGCTTTggaattatttaaagaaaaaacagccaCCCCTCCATCAATCCTATGTGTAGCTAGCTACAACTTATGATAATAATGAGGGAAAATGAAGTTGAAATTTCCACAGCTAGTAATGATAAGGGGAGAAATAGTGGTGGAAAAAAAGGACCAGCGAATATGTTTTATAGAAATCTAGCTACTAATAGAgatgagaaaaaaagaaaagctaAGGCAAGGTAATATTAAAGAAGCATGTCACAAAAATTTAAAGGCATTAGTTCATCcatatattgtttaattttggtACCACGCAGTCTTGTCATGCAACCTTGTAAGATTGAAGACTTTTCAAGATATGATTGGTGCTATAGGTTCTTATGGACCTCATTTTCAAGCTTCTACTTGTCATGAAATTAGAGTTTCACTTCTCAACAAGGAGGTTGAATACACTAAAAAGTTGTTGAAAGATCATAAATTGTAGTGGAGCAAACACGGTTATTACATCATGTCAGATGCATGGACTAACCAAAAGCAACAATGTTTGATTAAACATTTTGGTGAGCTCCCTTGTAGGGACAATGTTCATCACTTATGTTGGGATTGAAGAAGAGTCagataaatagaaatttaagacatttattttatgttttgttgTTATATTAAGTTTTGAACTTGAAATTTGTGGTGTTTTGATTTTATGTTATTGTTATGTGAATTTAATTATGGTTGTCTCTTTCATTACTTTTGCATTAcaattatattactttttttaaaattatctatatatacatattatatttcttttgacCGCAATGCTTCCACCAAAAACCCATTATGGATTTCATTATAATTTCATAATGGGCTTTTGGAGTCCCCAATATTTCtcaaagtttaaaatttaatcttgagaaatatattaagtatttattgaaaaatataactaaACTAACTCAAATAAACTTAATTTGAATTTAACAGAAATAATAGTCTCAATTTTATCCAAACAAAATGGATATTGATTGAATCtaatttaaatctaaattcaaactagattaaaaaaacaaattaacttGATCCAACTAAATGAATCTAGATTTCAAATTCAATCTATTTCATCAGATTTGAATTGGatatggatatatatatatgtgtgtgtgtgtatgtatatatatatatatataggtttcACAGGTGAATCAGTATATGGATTGTCCTGATTACAAAGTAGACTCTTACCAAATTTTCAGTAGCTCTCCTagcttgtttttttatttgtcttGATATAACATTACTCTAAAGTATGGCCAGGCTAAGTGAACTGTAGTCAGCGCACCAGTCAAGGTCCAAGGAAAAACCCCATCAGGTAGGTGGGGGTTGAACATAGCTCAAGTGGACAAGGGAGACTCAGTATTAAAATCTTATAAGTATTTATCTTCTAACCTTTACTCTTTGAAGATACAAAGGATATGCTGATCTGATTTTCTTATTCctaatataatttgaaaatacttgaaaGCTCTTGTATAACATTGGTTCAACTAAAATGTTatgtttcagaaattttgtttcttgattatATTGTATAAATATATCCTAAGATTCAGAatactataaatattaaatatatcatgCTAATTCAACCCTAAGAAGACTCAAACTTCTCAGTACTTGAGATTGCTGAAGCATATTACAGTTTCAGGTTGTTGAATTTACCTCGGGATACAATTTACCCCACTTGTGATCAGTTCTACATCTTAAGTTTTGAAAAACAGATCATAGTGCCCCATTACCAATTCAAGAAAAAACTAATGCAGAGTAATCTATAATGGAATGGTAGACAATAATACAACAAAAAGCAATCTACCTTTCAGGGGCAGTAGAAAACAATTCTTCAAGTTCCCGAGGTCGTAACATCCCATCCTAGGGGAACAAAATAATATTGCCCAAAATCAAAAAGAGTTAGGCAAGTTACCATTTGCAACTTATATCATAATAGAATCATCtcataaaataattgaaaagaagaatTAACATACCCTATCACCatcaaatgcatcaaaaattgCCTTTAAAAAATCAAGTGCATCATTTGTCAGCTCCACACTCTGCAGACATTAAAGTCAATCTTAATCAAAACAAGACAAATATACCCAGTCATCCACAAATTGATTTCAGACAGGTATAACAAATAAACCTGTGTCACGCCCAATACACATACATGTTAAATCACAATTCATCCAAAGAAATACCTGATCAGGAGCACGTTTTACAGGTGGAATTAGATCATCAGCAAGTTTGATATCATCATTATATCCAAACTTCCTTAGCACAGTCCATGTTGTCTCAAGACGCCCCTTTTCAATAAAAAGGGCATGAAGAAATAGGAATCCAGTCAAAGTAAGCCCACGTTCATTCACCCCTTCAGACATTTTTTCTTGTACAACCTTCTTTACACCCACAATTTCAGATGGTTGCAAAGGAGCGTTGAAACATTTAACCTGTTGAATGATTTGTTAGCTTCTCCATAATTCATATATATTAGCTATCTTGTCATAAACATAATAGAAAAATGCTTATAATCAAACTCTAAGGTGGCAGACTATAGTACTTGATAATAAATGACTCAATTTTGGTGCTTAAAATTGTCATATTAAAAGGGAAATGCAACCTGAAAATCATTCAGCTCAGCATCACTAAGGGCACCATCTCTGTCATGGTCACAAAGGATAAAAATCCGCTTCAAGGCTCGCACACATCTAGGCTTTAGAGTTTGCGACTCTTGATCAAATAATGGAGCTGTTGGATGAAGAACAGCCTTTTGTGCATAGTAGAAAACTTCGGGGACCTTCAATAAGGAAATTTAATAGGCAATGCATGAAATAAAATCCAAATACGATTGATCAGCACCTTAATATTAAGATATGTCAAGCCAATGGTTGGTACAAAATATACCTGAATATGCCTACATGCTGAACACTCAATGCAAGTTTCAATCTCTCGAAACTGTTGCATTATTGGCGACATCACCTGTTCTAGGCTCACCTGTTGATTTTCATCCCTCAAATCAAGCCTACAACCAACTACTATAACTGGGACTTTTACCTGTTCATTAAATTCAAATATCAACATCCAGGCATACATACACCAAAACTGAAGAGACAATATATTATGCGAATCTGATTAAGCTGTGAAATGAACAGATGTATGCAAGCATGTGCAAGTTAAGTTCTTTTCATAAGAGAAAAGAACATATCTGGTTCTAACAATTTGCAATAATTTGTTTGGGTCATTCCCCATCCGTACTTTATGAATATTTTACTTCTTGCCTCCCTTTTTCCTCTTAATTcctaaagaaatataaaaaggaGCTCCGGTTGTATATCTTtgagatgaaaaaattaaaataagatcaGAACCTCTAACTTGCGTAGATGTGGAAGCCAAAATATGCTCAGATTTTCAAGTGTCTCGGGTCGATCACATGCATATGTAAGGACTACTGTGTCAGCCCGCTGCAATTCTTCAGCAACTTTATCACTATCCTCAGCACTGCAATAGCAACAATACCAAAAACAAACAATAGAATGAACCAATGGAGACATTCAGATTTAGGGTAGACATCTACAcaacaataaataatttgtGCATGTTTAGCTGGAAACTACTTTTTGAGATATAATAGCCCTTTTTATCTCTCTGGCCaaaataaaagagagaaaaaacaaCATTTTGAAATAAACTGAACCCAAGTCAAATCTATAAGCATAAGAGTACATTTATTTGGATCATTACAACATGGCTCTTAGGGTTCAAGGAAGAAAATGCAACACAATACTACCAAAACGTTAAGAGATTTAACAGCCAATTacaacaataacaacaaaaCCTAGCACTTGAATCACCTGTTATAAGGCCTACGAATCTTaaattaaaaagagaaaagCATCACTTCAATCATCTTTACACGGTCTTGGGCTCTAAAACTAGAGAAAGAATCAAACGAATCACACATAGGTTATTCCAATCAAGAACCGCGTCATCACTTTACTTAACGAAAATCAAGTCGTACCGGGAGGAGGTGTCGATGATGGTGATAGGTACGCGATCCGGATAAAGATCTTCAGGCAAACGTGTGGGAGGCAATACCGGTGGCACATTCACTGGAAAGTTATCGGCGGCTGCCGTGATGATGAGGCTGGATTTTCCCGTGCCTTGGTCTCCCGCTACGACAATACGAACTCCGGTGCGACTGTGAGGATTGACGGTTCCAGAAGAGGGTTTTGCCATGGGTGATGGGAGCAGCAAAAGTCGAGAACAACCAAAGAGTGAGAAAAAACCCTAACAAAGGAAAGTATGGTGGTGTGCCCTAGAGTAGACGGTGCTTGTAGGTGGCCGTCTGGGCCCTTCACTTCTTCAGCCGTTAATATTTGTAACACCTTTACTTCTCTTGCACCTCAGACTACTGTACCACACTACCAACGGAAATTGGCTTTTTCCATAAACACCTTTCTACGCTATCTCTTCCTCTCAACACACCTTCCAAATGTATTCTTTTgtataactttttaattaacttgttattttatttctattacaTATAAATTGTATACTTTTCTACCCCCAAATTAATCATATCATCTTTATACACAAAATCATCACCAAAAacaaatatatctttttattttttcacataATAAATTCATAACATTTATTATAGATTgtgttatataaatttataatacacTGAAATAATGCAgttatgtaatttatttaaatcattttattacaattttatgtagtttttatcaaatttattataGTTCTATCAGTTTGTAAAATTTATCACAtgtttatgtaaaataattttatatcatttattatataatcataaacatatagttttatataaattatttataccATTGTATAAGGAAATATTCTTctaatatcattttttaattagaaaaatttatcctttaataagtaaaaacaatttatttatttaataaaataaataactgaataacttatttttattttaaaataacaaaatgatttttttcttttaaaaataacagttatgtaattttttaatactacttttataaaattatacatttttaaattgtattgtctttaatttttaattaattactcataaaaataataaatatatatttaatgtaataaaaatgtGAGTGCACATGTTCGCACgcaaataatttttcaattaaactattttatcttttataaaaaaaaattattattatttaatgaaaatataaatttgtaataaCATAACTTAACTtatgaaaaagagaaaacactTTAGTCTAAGGTTACTTGGACGAAATTGATAGGGAGGTAATTTCATAGTTAACACaaattattgttgataaaatcGTAAATACAATTATACATAGTTTCATTCTCATTTCTTTAACATTCACATTTCGAGTAGttagatttatatttaattattgttcATATGTTGCAATATTTAATAGTTGAGCAGATTATTCAGAGGTCATTTATTTCTCGTGCTTGAGATGATATTTTAACGATGACTATGTATCGAATATACCACCTACAACGTGTGTGGCAATAGTGGTTCTTATAGACTTCGTGATTCCTTTGGTCCACCATCATGGAAAAGTGTTGTCTCTTACAATCAAGAGGTCTTACATAAGATGGAGATGtagtttgaagaaaaaaatgtgaTCAAATTCAATAGTCAGTCATTGCA encodes the following:
- the LOC137829831 gene encoding mitochondrial Rho GTPase 1 produces the protein MAKPSSGTVNPHSRTGVRIVVAGDQGTGKSSLIITAAADNFPVNVPPVLPPTRLPEDLYPDRVPITIIDTSSRAEDSDKVAEELQRADTVVLTYACDRPETLENLSIFWLPHLRKLEVKVPVIVVGCRLDLRDENQQVSLEQVMSPIMQQFREIETCIECSACRHIQVPEVFYYAQKAVLHPTAPLFDQESQTLKPRCVRALKRIFILCDHDRDGALSDAELNDFQVKCFNAPLQPSEIVGVKKVVQEKMSEGVNERGLTLTGFLFLHALFIEKGRLETTWTVLRKFGYNDDIKLADDLIPPVKRAPDQSVELTNDALDFLKAIFDAFDGDRDGMLRPRELEELFSTAPESPWIGIPYEDAAEKNAFGGLSLDAFLSEWALMTLLNPNFSVENLIYIGYPGDPSSAIRVTRRRRLDRKKQHSDRNVLQCFVFGPRKAGKSALLNSFIGRPYSESYNPTNEDRYGVNVVDISMENKKYVVLREIPGDGVRRLLSNKESLASCDIAVFVHDRSDESSWRTSSELLVEIASHGEDTGFEVPCLIVAAKDDLDSFPMAIQESTRVSQDMGVEAPIPISVKLGDFNGLFRKIVTAAEHPHLSIPETEAGRSRKQYHRLINRSLMAVSVGAAVVVVGLAAYRVYSARKNASG